A stretch of Arthrobacter sp. NEB 688 DNA encodes these proteins:
- the atpA gene encoding F0F1 ATP synthase subunit alpha, whose product MTELSIRPDEIRDALDSYVRSYEPGAASREEVGRVTDAGDGIAHVEGLPSAMTNELLQFEDGTLGLALNLDVHEIGVVVLGDFSKIEEGQEVKRTGEVLSVPVGDAFLGRVVDPLGTPIDGLGEIASDERRALELQAPTVVQRKSVHQPLQTGLKAVDAMTPIGRGQRQLIIGDRQTGKTTVAVDTIINQKEFWETGDPEKQVRCIYVAIGQKGSTIASVRGTLEDAGAMEYTTIVAAPASDSAGFKYLAPYTGSAIGQHWMYQGKHVLIVFDDLSKQAEAYRAVSLLLRRPPGREAYPGDVFYLHSRLLERCAKLSDELGAGSMTGLPIIETKAGDVSAYIPTNVISITDGQIYLQADLFNANVRPAIDVGVSVSRVGGAAQIKAMKSVAGRLKLDLAQYRALEAFAMFASDLDPASRAQLAKGARLVELLKQRQAAPVPVEEQVVSIWMGTTGKLDSVAVEDVRRFEGEFLDHLRRTKGDLLAAIRETGKFEDSTEQALEGEVETFKAKHFDASGAESVPVNDQGEDGSEAMDSDQEQIVRQKR is encoded by the coding sequence ATGACGGAGCTCTCGATCCGTCCGGACGAGATCCGGGACGCGCTGGACAGCTACGTGCGCTCCTACGAGCCTGGGGCGGCCTCCCGCGAGGAGGTCGGCCGCGTCACGGACGCCGGCGACGGTATCGCGCACGTCGAGGGCCTGCCCTCGGCGATGACCAACGAGCTGCTGCAGTTCGAGGACGGCACGCTGGGCCTCGCGCTCAACCTCGACGTCCACGAGATCGGCGTCGTCGTCCTCGGTGACTTCTCCAAGATCGAGGAGGGCCAGGAGGTCAAGCGGACCGGCGAGGTCCTCTCGGTCCCCGTCGGCGACGCCTTCCTCGGTCGCGTCGTGGACCCGCTCGGCACCCCGATCGACGGCCTCGGCGAGATCGCCTCGGACGAGCGCCGTGCGCTCGAGCTCCAGGCGCCGACCGTCGTCCAGCGCAAGTCGGTCCACCAGCCGCTGCAGACCGGCCTCAAGGCCGTCGACGCGATGACCCCGATCGGCCGCGGCCAGCGCCAGCTGATCATCGGCGACCGCCAGACGGGCAAGACCACCGTCGCGGTCGACACGATCATCAACCAGAAGGAGTTCTGGGAGACCGGCGACCCGGAGAAGCAGGTCCGCTGCATCTACGTCGCGATCGGCCAGAAGGGCTCGACGATCGCCTCCGTGCGCGGCACCCTCGAGGACGCCGGCGCGATGGAGTACACGACCATCGTCGCGGCCCCCGCCTCGGACTCCGCGGGCTTCAAGTACCTCGCGCCGTACACCGGCTCGGCCATCGGCCAGCACTGGATGTACCAGGGCAAGCACGTCCTCATCGTCTTCGACGACCTGTCCAAGCAGGCCGAGGCCTACCGCGCCGTCTCCCTCCTCCTGCGCCGTCCGCCGGGCCGCGAGGCCTACCCGGGCGACGTCTTCTACCTGCACAGCCGGCTGCTCGAGCGCTGCGCGAAGCTCTCCGACGAGCTCGGCGCGGGCTCGATGACGGGCCTGCCGATCATCGAGACCAAGGCGGGTGACGTCTCGGCGTACATCCCGACCAACGTCATCTCGATCACCGACGGCCAGATCTACCTCCAGGCCGACCTGTTCAACGCCAACGTGCGCCCGGCGATCGACGTGGGTGTCTCCGTCTCCCGCGTCGGTGGTGCCGCGCAGATCAAGGCGATGAAGTCGGTCGCCGGCCGCCTCAAGCTCGACCTCGCGCAGTACCGCGCCCTCGAGGCCTTCGCGATGTTCGCGTCCGACCTCGACCCGGCCTCCCGCGCCCAGCTCGCGAAGGGTGCCCGCCTCGTCGAGCTCCTCAAGCAGCGCCAGGCCGCGCCGGTCCCGGTCGAGGAGCAGGTCGTCTCCATCTGGATGGGGACCACCGGCAAGCTCGACAGCGTCGCCGTCGAGGACGTGCGCCGCTTCGAGGGCGAGTTCCTCGACCACCTGCGCCGCACCAAGGGCGACCTCCTCGCGGCCATCCGCGAGACGGGCAAGTTCGAGGACAGCACCGAGCAGGCGCTCGAGGGCGAGGTCGAGACCTTCAAGGCCAAGCACTTCGACGCCTCCGGCGCCGAGTCGGTCCCGGTCAACGACCAGGGCGAGGACGGCAGCGAGGCGATGGACTCCGACCAGGAGCAGATCGTCCGCCAGAAGCGCTGA
- a CDS encoding F0F1 ATP synthase subunit delta: MRGSSRGSEKASQEALGTALGSSDAGTLADELFSVTAVVEGNASLRRALADPSREGEAKAGLARSLFGSRVGPATTELVATAAGQRWSAERDLGDTLESLAVQALLAGAESAGRIDRVEDELFRFERIVAADTGLRDTLSSRNTDAEGKAGLVRTLLADKAAPETVRLIEQAVRTPRGRRLDRVMEAYLELASRRRDELTALVTSAVALSEQQQARLRSALEKHYGKPVTLQVVHEPAVMGGIRVQVGDEVVDGTVLRRLDEARRHVTGG, encoded by the coding sequence ATGCGTGGGTCGTCGCGCGGTTCCGAGAAGGCCTCCCAGGAGGCCCTCGGCACCGCCCTGGGCAGCAGCGACGCCGGCACCCTCGCCGACGAGCTCTTCTCGGTGACGGCCGTCGTCGAGGGCAACGCCTCGCTGCGGCGTGCGCTCGCCGACCCCTCCCGCGAGGGCGAGGCGAAGGCGGGCCTGGCCCGCTCGCTCTTCGGCAGCCGCGTCGGCCCCGCCACGACCGAGCTCGTCGCCACGGCGGCGGGCCAGCGGTGGTCGGCCGAGCGCGACCTCGGTGACACCCTCGAGAGCCTCGCCGTCCAGGCGCTGCTCGCGGGGGCCGAGTCCGCGGGCCGCATCGACCGGGTCGAGGACGAGCTGTTCCGCTTCGAGCGGATCGTCGCCGCCGACACCGGTCTGCGCGACACGCTCTCCAGCCGCAACACCGACGCCGAGGGCAAGGCGGGCCTGGTCCGCACGCTCCTCGCCGACAAGGCCGCCCCGGAGACGGTGCGCCTGATCGAGCAGGCCGTGCGCACCCCGCGCGGCCGCCGGCTCGACCGGGTCATGGAGGCCTACCTCGAGCTCGCCTCCCGCCGCCGCGACGAGCTCACCGCCCTGGTGACGAGCGCCGTCGCCCTGAGCGAGCAGCAGCAGGCCCGCCTGCGCAGCGCGCTCGAGAAGCACTACGGCAAGCCCGTCACCCTCCAGGTGGTCCACGAGCCCGCCGTCATGGGTGGCATCCGGGTCCAGGTCGGCGACGAGGTCGTCGACGGGACCGTGCTGCGACGCCTCGACGAGGCGCGCCGGCACGTCACCGGCGGCTGA
- the atpD gene encoding F0F1 ATP synthase subunit beta, whose amino-acid sequence MTATVTENTEAAAAGGVGRISRIIGPVVDVEFPADGMPDQYNLLTTQVEIGGEKKALNLEVAQHIGDNMVRAISLQPTDGLVRGTAVQDTGGPITVPVGDVTLGKVFNTTGEVMNLAEGERFEVNERWGIHRKAPAFDQLESKTQMFETGIKVIDLLTPYVQGGKIGLFGGAGVGKTVLIQEMIARVARDHGGVSVFAGVGERTREGNDLMVEMEEAGVLGQTALVFGQMDEPPGTRLRVALSALTMAEYFRDVQKQDVLLFIDNIFRFTQAGSEVSTLLGRMPSAVGYQPTLADEMGTLQERITSTRGHSITSMQAIYVPADDYTDPAPATTFAHLDATTELSREIASLGIYPAVDPLTSTSRILDRRYIAEDHYSTALRVKGILQRNKELQDIIAILGIDELSEEDKVLVNRARRLQRFLSQNTYVAKQFTGIEGSTVSLADTIEGFTKICDGDFDHVGEQAFFMCGGLDDVERQWAEIQKNL is encoded by the coding sequence ATGACTGCCACTGTCACCGAGAACACCGAGGCCGCCGCCGCCGGCGGTGTCGGCCGGATCTCCCGCATCATCGGCCCGGTCGTCGACGTCGAGTTCCCCGCCGACGGCATGCCGGACCAGTACAACCTGCTGACCACCCAGGTCGAGATCGGCGGCGAGAAGAAGGCGCTCAACCTCGAGGTCGCCCAGCACATCGGCGACAACATGGTCCGCGCCATCTCGCTGCAGCCGACCGACGGCCTCGTGCGCGGCACGGCCGTCCAGGACACCGGCGGCCCCATCACGGTGCCGGTCGGCGACGTCACGCTCGGCAAGGTCTTCAACACCACCGGTGAGGTCATGAACCTCGCCGAGGGCGAGCGCTTCGAGGTCAACGAGCGCTGGGGCATCCACCGCAAGGCCCCGGCCTTCGACCAGCTCGAGTCCAAGACCCAGATGTTCGAGACGGGCATCAAGGTCATCGACCTGCTCACCCCGTACGTGCAGGGTGGCAAGATCGGTCTCTTCGGCGGTGCGGGCGTCGGCAAGACCGTCCTCATCCAGGAGATGATCGCCCGCGTCGCCCGCGACCACGGTGGTGTCTCGGTGTTCGCCGGTGTCGGCGAGCGCACCCGTGAGGGCAACGACCTCATGGTCGAGATGGAGGAGGCCGGCGTCCTCGGCCAGACCGCCCTGGTCTTCGGCCAGATGGACGAGCCGCCGGGCACCCGCCTGCGCGTCGCCCTGTCCGCGCTGACGATGGCGGAGTACTTCCGCGACGTCCAGAAGCAGGACGTGCTCCTCTTCATCGACAACATCTTCCGCTTCACGCAGGCCGGCTCGGAGGTCTCGACCCTCCTCGGCCGCATGCCGTCCGCGGTGGGCTACCAGCCGACCCTCGCCGACGAGATGGGCACCCTCCAGGAGCGCATCACCTCGACGCGTGGTCACTCGATCACCTCGATGCAGGCGATCTACGTCCCCGCCGACGACTACACCGACCCGGCGCCGGCCACGACGTTCGCGCACCTCGACGCGACGACCGAGCTCTCGCGCGAGATCGCGTCGCTCGGCATCTACCCGGCCGTGGACCCGCTCACCTCGACGAGCCGGATCCTCGACCGCCGCTACATCGCGGAGGACCACTACAGCACCGCGCTGCGCGTCAAGGGGATCCTCCAGCGCAACAAGGAGCTGCAGGACATCATCGCGATCCTCGGCATCGACGAGCTCTCCGAGGAGGACAAGGTCCTCGTCAACCGGGCCCGTCGCCTCCAGCGCTTCCTGTCGCAGAACACCTACGTCGCGAAGCAGTTCACCGGCATCGAGGGCTCCACGGTCTCGCTCGCCGACACGATCGAGGGCTTCACCAAGATCTGTGACGGCGACTTCGACCACGTCGGTGAGCAGGCGTTCTTCATGTGCGGTGGCCTCGACGACGTCGAGCGCCAGTGGGCCGAGATCCAGAAGAACCTCTGA
- a CDS encoding F0F1 ATP synthase subunit epsilon, with translation MMALQVELVAADRKVWEGEASQVSARSTEGELGVLPGHQPMLVVLAEGEVRINAGGWKSAVVDGGFMSVDHDRVTIVAETVDAAGMGS, from the coding sequence CTGATGGCGCTCCAGGTCGAGCTCGTCGCCGCGGACCGCAAGGTCTGGGAGGGCGAGGCCAGCCAGGTCAGCGCCCGCTCGACCGAGGGCGAGCTCGGTGTGCTCCCGGGCCACCAGCCGATGCTCGTCGTCCTCGCCGAGGGTGAGGTGCGCATCAACGCCGGTGGCTGGAAGAGCGCGGTCGTCGACGGCGGCTTCATGTCGGTCGACCACGACCGCGTGACGATCGTCGCCGAGACGGTGGACGCCGCCGGCATGGGTTCCTGA
- a CDS encoding STAS domain-containing protein gives MDERGAPAASIVEQARGDGVLVTVTGRLDARSAADLRGVLHRVIAQGADPIHLDLTEAHIGDACALGLLLEVHRRAHRAGRHLAVVAADDRTRRLLLRLRLPGLLALPVAAR, from the coding sequence GTGGACGAGCGGGGAGCACCGGCCGCGAGCATCGTCGAGCAGGCCCGGGGGGACGGGGTGCTCGTCACCGTGACCGGTCGCCTGGACGCCCGCAGCGCGGCCGACCTGCGGGGGGTGCTGCACCGGGTCATCGCGCAGGGCGCGGACCCCATCCACCTCGACCTCACGGAGGCGCACATCGGGGACGCGTGCGCCCTCGGCCTGCTCCTCGAGGTCCACCGGCGCGCCCACCGGGCCGGCCGCCACCTCGCGGTCGTCGCCGCCGACGACCGCACCCGGCGCCTGCTGCTGCGGCTGCGCCTGCCCGGCCTGCTGGCCCTCCCGGTCGCCGCGCGCTGA
- the nucS gene encoding endonuclease NucS, translating to MRMVIATCSVDYEGRLSAHLPLATRLLLVKADGSVLVHSDGGSYKPLNWMSPPCAMAEVEPDEGEAADGVSAVWVVQHAKSEDRLRVRLHEVHHDSAHELGVDPGLVKDGVEAHLQRLLAEHITTLGDGWTLTRREYMTPIGPVDILCKDGTGATVAVEIKRRGDIDGVEQLTRYLELMNRDPHLAPVQGVFAAQQIKPQARTLAEDRGIRCVVLDYDALKGVDNSEHRLF from the coding sequence GTGCGGATGGTCATCGCGACGTGCTCGGTCGACTACGAGGGGCGCCTGAGCGCCCACCTGCCCCTCGCCACCCGGCTGCTGCTGGTCAAGGCCGACGGGTCGGTGCTCGTGCACTCCGACGGCGGCTCGTACAAGCCGCTCAACTGGATGTCCCCACCGTGCGCGATGGCCGAGGTCGAGCCGGACGAGGGCGAGGCCGCCGACGGCGTCAGCGCGGTCTGGGTCGTCCAGCACGCGAAGTCCGAGGACCGGCTGCGGGTGCGCCTGCACGAGGTCCACCACGACAGCGCGCACGAGCTCGGCGTCGACCCCGGTCTGGTCAAGGACGGCGTCGAGGCGCACCTCCAGCGGCTGCTCGCCGAGCACATCACGACCCTCGGTGACGGCTGGACCCTCACCCGCCGCGAGTACATGACGCCGATCGGGCCGGTCGACATCCTCTGCAAGGACGGCACCGGCGCGACCGTGGCCGTCGAGATCAAGCGGCGGGGCGACATCGACGGCGTCGAGCAGCTGACCCGCTACCTCGAGCTGATGAACCGCGACCCGCACCTCGCCCCCGTCCAGGGGGTGTTCGCGGCCCAGCAGATCAAGCCGCAGGCGCGCACCCTCGCCGAGGACCGCGGCATCCGCTGCGTCGTGCTCGACTACGACGCGCTCAAGGGCGTCGACAACAGCGAGCACCGCCTCTTCTGA
- a CDS encoding cob(I)yrinic acid a,c-diamide adenosyltransferase: MVNLTRIWTRTGDDGTTALGDLSRTRKTDVRLAAYADVNEANAALGVALACGGLPVEVRTVLLRVQNDLFDVGADLCTPLQESYEYPPLRVKDEWVEELEADCDTWLAPLEKLRSFILPGGTPGSAYLHQALTVVRRAERSTWAAIEAYGTEPGTERGHGGVNPTTAQYLNRLSDLLFVLARTANVDAGGDVLWAPGGGREADPNAR; the protein is encoded by the coding sequence ATGGTCAACCTCACCCGGATCTGGACGCGGACCGGCGACGACGGCACGACGGCGCTCGGCGACCTCAGCCGCACCCGCAAGACCGACGTCCGCCTCGCCGCCTACGCCGACGTCAACGAGGCCAACGCCGCGCTCGGGGTCGCCCTCGCCTGCGGCGGGCTGCCCGTCGAGGTCCGCACCGTCCTGCTGCGCGTGCAGAACGACCTCTTCGACGTCGGCGCCGACCTCTGCACCCCGCTCCAGGAGAGCTACGAGTACCCGCCGCTGCGGGTCAAGGACGAGTGGGTCGAGGAGCTCGAGGCCGACTGCGACACCTGGCTGGCCCCGCTCGAGAAGCTGCGCTCGTTCATCCTCCCCGGCGGCACCCCCGGCTCGGCGTACCTCCACCAGGCGCTGACCGTCGTCCGCCGGGCCGAGCGCTCGACGTGGGCGGCCATCGAGGCCTACGGCACGGAGCCGGGCACCGAGCGCGGCCACGGCGGGGTCAACCCGACGACGGCGCAGTACCTCAACCGGCTCTCGGACCTGCTCTTCGTCCTCGCCCGCACGGCCAACGTCGACGCCGGTGGGGACGTCCTGTGGGCCCCGGGCGGCGGTCGCGAGGCGGACCCCAACGCCCGCTGA
- a CDS encoding DUF2550 family protein has translation MDALVVSELALALVVLTLLGALTFVWARRRFISGDGRPVMLCARRDDAESRWRLGLARLGAENFEWFSIVGPSLRPEVSWLRGEVELDSPHPTDDVIPGLADPVSVTGRAAGRSCEFAFVPAAYTAVRAWLESSPPGLNVNVA, from the coding sequence ATGGATGCACTGGTCGTCTCCGAGCTCGCCCTCGCCCTCGTCGTCCTCACGCTCCTCGGCGCGCTCACCTTCGTGTGGGCGCGCCGTCGGTTCATCTCCGGGGACGGGCGCCCCGTCATGCTCTGCGCCCGCCGCGACGACGCCGAGTCGCGCTGGCGCCTCGGGCTGGCCCGGCTCGGGGCCGAGAACTTCGAGTGGTTCAGCATCGTCGGGCCCTCGCTGCGGCCCGAGGTGTCGTGGCTGCGCGGCGAGGTCGAGCTCGACTCGCCGCACCCGACCGACGACGTCATCCCCGGTCTCGCCGACCCGGTCTCGGTGACCGGGCGCGCGGCGGGGCGCTCGTGCGAGTTCGCGTTCGTCCCCGCCGCCTACACGGCGGTGCGGGCGTGGCTGGAGTCCAGCCCGCCCGGGCTCAACGTCAACGTGGCCTGA
- a CDS encoding F0F1 ATP synthase subunit gamma, with translation MGAQIREYRQRIRAVSSTKKITRAMELMAAARVVKAQEAVRESSPYARALTRAVSAVATFSTEDHPLTSEKTDVRRAAVVIMTSDRGLAGAYSSSVLKESERLVARLRDEGKEVVPYLLGRKAIGFYKFRHRDIAAEWSGFSEKPSFEIAREVGERLVADFTTSTDEGGIDEVHVVFSRFVSMVSQEPDVIRLLPLEVVEGQEKPSADELLPLYDFEPGAAQVLDALLPKYVNARLFNCMLQAAASELAARQRAMKSATDNAEELIKKYTRLANQARQAEITQEISEIVGGASALAESK, from the coding sequence ATGGGAGCGCAGATCCGGGAGTACCGGCAGCGCATCCGGGCCGTCAGCTCGACGAAGAAGATCACCCGGGCCATGGAGCTCATGGCCGCGGCCCGCGTCGTCAAGGCGCAGGAAGCGGTCCGGGAGTCCTCCCCGTACGCGCGGGCGCTGACCCGGGCGGTCTCGGCGGTGGCGACGTTCTCGACCGAGGACCACCCGCTCACCTCCGAGAAGACCGACGTGCGGCGTGCGGCGGTCGTCATCATGACGTCCGACCGCGGCCTCGCGGGTGCGTACTCCTCCTCCGTCCTCAAGGAGAGCGAGCGCCTCGTCGCCCGCCTGCGCGACGAGGGCAAGGAGGTCGTCCCCTACCTCCTCGGCCGCAAGGCGATCGGCTTCTACAAGTTCCGCCACCGCGACATCGCGGCGGAGTGGAGCGGCTTCTCCGAGAAGCCGTCCTTCGAGATCGCCCGCGAGGTGGGGGAGCGGCTCGTCGCCGACTTCACGACCTCGACGGACGAGGGCGGGATCGACGAGGTCCACGTCGTCTTCAGCCGGTTCGTGTCGATGGTGAGCCAGGAGCCGGACGTCATCCGCCTCCTCCCGCTCGAGGTCGTCGAGGGCCAGGAGAAGCCGTCCGCGGACGAGCTCCTCCCGCTGTACGACTTCGAGCCGGGGGCCGCCCAGGTCCTCGACGCGCTGCTGCCGAAGTACGTCAACGCGCGGCTCTTCAACTGCATGCTCCAGGCCGCCGCCTCCGAGCTCGCCGCCCGCCAGCGGGCGATGAAGTCGGCGACGGACAACGCCGAGGAGCTCATCAAGAAGTACACCCGGCTGGCGAACCAGGCGCGCCAGGCCGAGATCACCCAAGAGATCAGCGAAATCGTCGGTGGCGCCAGCGCGCTGGCCGAGAGCAAGTGA
- a CDS encoding protein meaA, with the protein MSESSDAPRPERDRPWVMRTYAGHSSAAASNALYRRNLEKGQTGLSVAFDLPTQTGYDPDHPLARGEVGKVGVPVSHVGDMRALFDGIPLAEMNTSMTINATAMWMLALYQVVAEEQAEAAGQDPREAVRALAGTTQNDIIKEYLSRGTYAFPPGPSMRLITDLVAHTVAEIPTWNPINICSYHLQEAGATPVQEVAYAMSTAIAVLDAVRDSGQVPPERFGEVVARISFFVNAGVRFVEEMCKMRAFVRLWDEVTRERYGVQDARQRRFRYGVQVNSLGLTEAQPENNVQRIVLEMLAVTLSKDARARAVQLPAWNEALGLPRPWDQQWSLRIQQVLAYESDLLEYADLFEGSVVVEAKVEELFAGAREEMARVADLGGAVAAVEGGYMKSELVASHARRRARIEAGDEVVIGVNRFESTEPNPLTADLDTAIQTVDAGVEAAAVDAVRRWREKRDADPARRERAEQALARLREDAAGSTNLVAATLECARAGLTTGEWAGALREVFGEFRAPTGVSGSVGTAAGSAELVRVRDLVRSTGEELGERLRVLVGKPGLDGHSNGAEQVAVRARDAGFEVVYQGIRLTPEQIVGAAVAEDVHLVGLSILSGSHMELVPDVLDRMRAAGAGDVPVIVGGIIPDADAARLKALGVAEVFTPKDFGLNDIMARFVDVIREARGLAPLSADSDAPAPA; encoded by the coding sequence ATGTCCGAGAGCAGCGACGCCCCGCGCCCCGAGCGCGACCGCCCGTGGGTCATGCGCACCTACGCCGGCCACTCGAGCGCGGCGGCGAGCAACGCGCTCTACCGGCGCAACCTCGAGAAGGGGCAGACCGGCCTCTCGGTCGCCTTCGACCTGCCGACCCAGACCGGCTACGACCCCGACCACCCGCTGGCCCGCGGCGAGGTCGGCAAGGTCGGTGTCCCGGTCTCGCACGTCGGTGACATGCGGGCGCTCTTCGACGGCATCCCGCTCGCGGAGATGAACACGTCGATGACCATCAACGCGACGGCGATGTGGATGCTCGCCCTCTACCAGGTGGTCGCCGAGGAGCAGGCGGAGGCGGCCGGGCAGGACCCGCGCGAGGCCGTCCGGGCCCTGGCCGGCACGACGCAGAACGACATCATCAAGGAGTACCTGTCGCGGGGGACCTACGCCTTCCCGCCGGGGCCCTCGATGCGCCTGATCACCGACCTCGTCGCGCACACCGTCGCCGAGATCCCGACGTGGAACCCGATCAACATCTGCAGCTACCACCTCCAGGAGGCCGGGGCGACGCCCGTGCAGGAGGTCGCCTACGCGATGTCGACCGCGATCGCGGTCCTCGACGCGGTGCGCGACTCCGGCCAGGTGCCCCCGGAGCGCTTCGGCGAGGTCGTGGCCCGCATCTCGTTCTTCGTCAACGCCGGGGTGCGCTTCGTCGAGGAGATGTGCAAGATGCGCGCCTTCGTGCGGCTCTGGGACGAGGTGACGCGCGAGCGCTACGGCGTGCAGGACGCCCGCCAGCGGCGCTTCCGCTACGGCGTGCAGGTCAACTCGCTCGGGCTGACCGAGGCCCAGCCGGAGAACAACGTCCAGCGCATCGTCCTCGAGATGCTCGCCGTGACGCTGAGCAAGGACGCGCGGGCGCGGGCGGTGCAGCTGCCGGCGTGGAACGAGGCGCTCGGGCTGCCCCGGCCCTGGGACCAGCAGTGGTCGCTGCGCATCCAGCAGGTGCTCGCCTACGAGTCCGACCTCCTCGAGTACGCCGACCTCTTCGAGGGCTCGGTCGTCGTCGAGGCCAAGGTCGAGGAGCTGTTCGCCGGGGCCCGCGAGGAGATGGCCCGCGTGGCCGACCTGGGCGGCGCCGTCGCGGCCGTCGAGGGCGGCTACATGAAGTCCGAGCTCGTCGCGTCGCACGCCCGCCGCCGCGCGCGGATCGAGGCGGGGGACGAGGTCGTCATCGGCGTCAACCGGTTCGAGTCGACCGAGCCCAACCCCCTGACCGCCGACCTCGACACGGCGATCCAGACCGTCGACGCCGGGGTCGAGGCCGCGGCGGTCGACGCGGTCCGGCGCTGGCGCGAGAAGCGCGACGCCGACCCCGCGCGGCGCGAGCGGGCCGAGCAGGCGCTGGCCCGGCTGCGCGAGGACGCGGCCGGGTCGACCAACCTCGTCGCCGCCACGCTCGAGTGCGCGCGGGCGGGGCTGACGACGGGGGAGTGGGCCGGCGCCCTGCGCGAGGTCTTCGGCGAGTTCCGGGCGCCGACCGGGGTCAGCGGGTCGGTCGGCACCGCCGCCGGCAGCGCCGAGCTGGTGCGGGTGCGCGACCTCGTGCGCTCCACCGGCGAGGAGCTCGGCGAGCGGCTGCGCGTCCTCGTCGGCAAGCCCGGCCTCGACGGGCACTCCAACGGCGCCGAGCAGGTGGCCGTCCGCGCCCGCGACGCCGGCTTCGAGGTCGTCTACCAAGGCATCCGGCTGACCCCCGAGCAGATCGTCGGCGCGGCGGTCGCCGAGGACGTGCACCTCGTCGGGCTCTCGATCCTGTCGGGCTCGCACATGGAGCTCGTCCCGGACGTGCTCGATCGGATGCGGGCCGCCGGCGCCGGCGACGTCCCGGTCATCGTCGGCGGGATCATCCCGGACGCCGACGCGGCCCGGCTCAAGGCGCTCGGCGTGGCCGAGGTGTTCACCCCGAAGGACTTCGGGCTCAACGACATCATGGCGCGCTTCGTCGACGTCATCCGCGAGGCCCGGGGCCTGGCCCCCCTGTCCGCCGACAGCGACGCGCCCGCCCCGGCCTGA
- a CDS encoding type 1 glutamine amidotransferase domain-containing protein has translation MTDTETTTPRKVAFLVATEGIEQVELTEPWKAVEQAGHTPVLVSTESGEVQAFNHLDKADTFDVDVVVADAEVGDYAALVLPGGVANPDALRTDEDAVAFVRTFVESGKPVAAICHAPWTLVEADVLRGRTLTSWPSLQTDLRNAGATWEDREVVVDDNLITSRNPDDIPAFSKALTDALGA, from the coding sequence ATGACCGACACCGAGACCACCACCCCCCGCAAGGTCGCCTTCCTCGTCGCCACCGAGGGCATCGAGCAGGTCGAGCTGACCGAGCCCTGGAAGGCCGTCGAGCAGGCCGGCCACACCCCCGTCCTCGTCTCCACCGAGTCCGGCGAGGTCCAGGCCTTCAACCACCTCGACAAGGCCGACACCTTCGACGTCGACGTCGTCGTCGCGGACGCCGAGGTCGGCGACTACGCCGCCCTCGTCCTGCCCGGCGGCGTGGCCAACCCCGACGCGCTGCGCACCGACGAGGACGCCGTCGCGTTCGTGCGCACCTTCGTGGAGTCCGGCAAGCCGGTCGCCGCGATCTGCCACGCCCCGTGGACGCTCGTCGAGGCCGACGTCCTGCGCGGCCGCACGCTCACCTCGTGGCCGAGCCTGCAGACCGACCTGCGCAACGCCGGCGCGACGTGGGAGGACCGCGAGGTCGTCGTCGACGACAACCTCATCACGAGCCGCAACCCCGACGACATCCCCGCGTTCAGCAAGGCCCTGACCGACGCCCTCGGCGCCTGA